In Erpetoichthys calabaricus chromosome 4, fErpCal1.3, whole genome shotgun sequence, one genomic interval encodes:
- the nyx gene encoding nyctalopin, whose amino-acid sequence MLLLILHVSSHLISLVLASCTRSCPSSCICTQEKSCAVLCDRSNLLEIPREFPCEASSINLDKNNIKFLSERAFGTLPSLRSLSLAHNNISFITPGAFKGLPSLLELKMAHNDYIRYLHTRTFTALKRLVRLDLSDCNLFNMPDRIFLEQSSLQEFLCFENNFRRIPGAIRGMENLTRIYLERNRIEAVAYNSLQGLRNLKYLNLQENSINVIHDHAFQDCRQLEYFYLNDNLLSDLPQYSFKGLKHLKMLNLGGNLLRNVSSTWFSNLVELEVLYLDRNQLTFIEEGAFENLTSLIFLHLNSNNLTTLPLSVFQPIFFLGRLYLFRNPWECDCKMEWLKEWMQNYKLVRDVPCASPSPVAGMDLSEVVFSKSSHGLCEDLAETNVTSTFVKPTAGIVVTTENKFSSLISKLMQQELREEATNSSQGFRNVSLLDGLNNEVSAGTCHINDNLILWLASLVFGKALSKSCS is encoded by the coding sequence TTTCTTCCCACCTTATTTCCCTTGTCCTTGCCTCCTGTACCCGCTCTTGTCCATCCAGCTGCATATGTACCCAAGAAAAGAGCTGTGCTGTGCTATGTGATCGCTCTAATCTGTTGGAGATTCCCAGAGAATTCCCATGTGAGGCGTCTTCAATCAATTTGGACAAGAACAACATCAAATTCCTTTCAGAGAGAGCATTTGGCACTCTGCCCTCTTTGCGTTCTCTCTCTTTGGCACATAATAACATCTCATTTATCACTCCAGGAGCCTTTAAGGGATTACCCAGCCTTCTAGAACTAAAAATGGCACACAATGACTACATCCGTTATTTGCATACTCGGACGTTTACAGCCCTGAAGCGTCTTGTCAGACTGGATCTTTCAGACTGTAACCTCTTCAACATGCCTGACCGCATCTTCCTGGAACAGTCTTCCCTTCAAGAATTCCTCTGCTTTGAAAACAACTTTCGCCGCATCCCAGGGGCCATTAGAGGAATGGAGAATCTGACTCGTATCTATTTGGAACGAAACCGGATTGAGGCTGTGGCTTACAATTCCCTTCAAGGCCTGAGAAATCTAAAGTACCTGAACCTACAGGAGAATAGTATCAATGTCATCCATGACCATGCTTTTCAAGACTGTCGTCAACTGGAATATTTCTATTTAAATGACAACTTGCTGAGTGACCTTCCACAGTATTCTTTTAAGGGATTGAAGCACCTTAAAATGCTCAATTTGGGTGGTAATCTTCTGAGGAATGTCTCCAGCACATGGTTCAGCAACCTGGTAGAACTTGAGGTACTCTATCTTGACAGGAACCAACTTACATTCATTGAGGAGGGTGCATTTGAGAACTTAACTAGCCTCATCTTTCTCCATCTAAACAGCAATAATCTCACCACCCTGCCCCTCTCTGTCTTTCAGCCTATATTTTTCCTGGGCCGGCTTTATCTTTTTCGCAATCCTTGGGAATGTGACTGCAAGATGGAGTGGCTCAAAGAATGGATGCAGAACTACAAACTGGTGCGAGATGTTCCTTGTGCCTCTCCTTCACCTGTGGCAGGAATGGATCTCAGTGAGGTGGTCTTTTCAAAGTCTTCACATGGTCTTTGTGAGGATCTTGCTGAGACCAATGTGACCTCTACATTTGTTAAGCCAACTGCTGGAATTGTTGTGACAACAGAGAATAAATTCAGTAGTCTTATCTCAAAACTTATGCAGCAAGAACTGAGAGAGGAAGCCACAAACTCCTCCCAGGGTTTTAGGAATGTTTCATTATTAGATGGACTCAACAATGAAGTGTCTGCTGGGACTTGTCACATTAATGATAATTTAATACTATGGTTGGCTTCATTGGTTTTTGGTAAAGCTTTGAGTAAATCCTGTTCCTAA